One segment of Thermogemmatispora onikobensis DNA contains the following:
- the rpmA gene encoding 50S ribosomal protein L27 — protein sequence MAHKKGVGSSRNGRDSKAKRLGVKRYDGQLVTAGTIIVRQRGTKIKPGDNVGVGRDYTLFALIDGYVKFGHASRTQRKVSVYPTFPGRPSVEELVAQAQAQLEAGS from the coding sequence ATGGCGCATAAAAAAGGTGTTGGTAGCTCGCGCAATGGTCGCGATAGCAAGGCGAAGCGCCTGGGCGTGAAGCGCTACGATGGCCAGCTTGTGACCGCCGGGACCATTATCGTACGGCAGCGCGGTACGAAGATCAAGCCCGGCGACAATGTGGGGGTTGGGCGCGATTACACGCTCTTTGCGCTCATCGACGGATATGTGAAGTTTGGCCATGCCTCGCGCACGCAGCGCAAGGTGAGTGTCTACCCGACGTTTCCCGGGCGCCCTTCTGTTGAGGAGTTGGTAGCTCAGGCCCAGGCTCAGCTTGAGGCGGGAAGCTAG
- the rplU gene encoding 50S ribosomal protein L21, with translation MFAVIKSGGRQFKVEVGETLEVNRLPVQEGTQIRVGDVLLLSDADRTLIGRPLVENATVLATVKQHARGHKVVVFKYKSKKRYRRRRGHRQEISILTIDDILLDGVSLVTGQAPAAAEQGTPVSGAALQPAAAEPGAAAETAASAAEAEGQARTRRRRRVRSQEGEASQASSEE, from the coding sequence ATGTTCGCAGTTATTAAAAGTGGTGGGAGACAATTCAAAGTTGAGGTAGGCGAGACCCTGGAGGTCAATCGCCTCCCCGTGCAGGAGGGCACCCAGATCCGCGTTGGCGATGTCCTGCTGCTCTCGGACGCTGATCGCACCTTGATCGGGCGTCCGCTGGTGGAGAACGCCACCGTGTTGGCTACCGTCAAGCAGCATGCACGGGGTCATAAAGTCGTTGTCTTCAAGTATAAGTCGAAGAAGCGCTATCGCCGTCGCCGGGGTCATCGCCAGGAGATTAGCATCCTGACCATCGATGACATCCTGCTCGACGGGGTGAGCCTCGTGACTGGCCAGGCCCCCGCTGCGGCTGAGCAGGGCACACCGGTGTCGGGGGCGGCTCTGCAGCCCGCGGCTGCAGAGCCAGGAGCTGCCGCCGAGACTGCTGCCAGCGCCGCCGAAGCAGAGGGGCAGGCCCGGACTCGTCGCCGTCGCCGCGTACGGTCCCAGGAGGGTGAAGCTTCTCAAGCCTCAAGCGAAGAGTAG
- a CDS encoding MerR family transcriptional regulator: MERKSGHIERPELERYSDSPLFNTKAVVQQTGIPAPTLRAWESRYAILSPERATNAYRLYSERDIALIRWLKERVDSGMAISQAVALWRHLEEEYQKARQLQQMAAEWPAERRPAFHIALPFGATSVRPEGGSSPQTIAEPQPPSNANPPATSSTLPANASPALYNIRRVQEELIDAFKCLDDIRAQRLLASLLAVYPVEQVCAEVVTPVLWQVGHLWETGRLSVAIEHFASNFVRGFLTNLLYISVNENYGPLIICGCAPGEPHELAALMLALLLRRAGMRTIYLGQSIEIGSLLEVVREMQPVMLCISVTMPAYVATLIDLARRLQEQPEPRPLLVFGGQAFLYHSELAHHVPGGLYLSGPIQQVVHELRQVLHDYLASGPARSHESQSNANPDADSSPGGALPSFSPTRPTP, from the coding sequence ATGGAAAGAAAAAGCGGGCATATCGAGCGGCCCGAGCTGGAGCGCTATTCGGACAGCCCCCTCTTCAATACGAAAGCCGTCGTTCAGCAGACCGGTATACCGGCGCCTACGCTGCGAGCCTGGGAGAGTCGCTACGCCATCCTCTCACCAGAGCGAGCCACTAACGCCTATCGTCTCTATTCCGAGCGCGATATCGCCCTCATTCGCTGGCTCAAAGAGCGCGTTGACAGCGGCATGGCTATCAGCCAGGCGGTGGCCCTCTGGCGTCATCTGGAGGAGGAATATCAGAAGGCGCGCCAGCTCCAGCAGATGGCCGCTGAGTGGCCAGCTGAGCGCCGCCCAGCCTTCCATATTGCCCTCCCCTTTGGGGCAACATCAGTCCGCCCTGAAGGAGGCAGCAGCCCCCAAACGATAGCGGAGCCACAGCCCCCGAGCAACGCCAACCCGCCTGCCACCAGCAGCACGCTGCCAGCAAACGCCTCTCCTGCCTTGTACAACATTCGCAGAGTACAGGAGGAGCTGATCGATGCCTTTAAGTGCCTGGATGACATCCGTGCCCAGCGCCTCCTGGCCTCGCTGCTGGCCGTCTACCCGGTCGAACAGGTCTGTGCCGAGGTGGTGACCCCAGTGCTTTGGCAGGTCGGTCACCTCTGGGAGACAGGCCGCCTCAGTGTGGCCATCGAGCACTTCGCCAGCAATTTCGTCCGCGGCTTCCTCACCAACCTGCTCTATATTTCGGTGAACGAGAATTATGGGCCGCTGATCATCTGCGGCTGCGCGCCAGGCGAGCCGCACGAGCTGGCCGCGCTGATGCTCGCTTTGCTCCTGCGCCGCGCCGGGATGCGCACGATTTACCTCGGCCAGAGCATCGAGATCGGTAGCTTGCTGGAAGTGGTGCGCGAGATGCAGCCGGTCATGCTCTGCATCTCGGTCACGATGCCGGCCTATGTGGCGACCCTGATCGACCTGGCACGCCGCCTACAGGAACAGCCTGAGCCGCGCCCACTGCTGGTTTTCGGCGGGCAGGCTTTTCTCTACCATAGCGAGCTGGCCCACCACGTACCTGGCGGCCTCTACCTGAGCGGCCCCATCCAGCAGGTCGTTCACGAGCTGCGTCAGGTCCTACACGATTACCTGGCCAGTGGCCCGGCGCGCTCACACGAGTCGCAGAGCAATGCCAACCCTGATGCCGACAGCTCCCCGGGCGGCGCCCTCCCGTCCTTTTCACCGACGCGTCCCACCCCCTAG